TTTTTCCCTTCCGAAAGGAGAGTGACCCGATGAGTGTCATCAATTGGATCAATCACCCGACTATGCCGGTAAAGGACAAACTAATCATGGTCCTGTATGAGTTACGGACGGCTAATCGCTACCAATTGGCAAAGCTCTGTGCAAAGTCGGTTCGGAACATCGAGAAGATCATTGAACAGATCAATCAAGAAGCGGCGCAAAAAAGGGGAGTACAAGTGGGGAAACAAGTGAAGAGAGGGCATGGTCTTGGGATTCGATCCCGCCGGGGGAATAATAAGATCCCCCGGATGTACTCTCTTGGTCCGGTGGCTTGGGAAAGGGCGATGGAGTACCGAGAAGAAAAATTGGAATACGTAGAGCATACCGGCACCCAAGATGAACATTTTGCCGGTTTAAATGACATCCTGGTACGTCTGATCGAAGCCAAACGAAAAGAACAAGTAGAAAAGCAGATCGAAGGGTTAGAATGGCGAAATACGAATGAGGCTGCCCAAGATTTAATCTATATTTGGGAGATGGGGCGCTGGGAGGAATGGAAGCGGGACGAGAGGAAAAAGAGGGAGGAAATGAAGAAGATTATCCACCCGGATGCCAAGGTTTGTTGGAACGGTCAGGTATTTTGGCTTGAGTTTGATAACATTAGCGAATGGGGGGAGAAACTTCGAGGTAAATACCGGAATTATATCGAAACCTTTAACCCAATCCCCCGAGAAACTGGACTCCATAGCCCCGTCGTTTGGGTGACACATGAGCGCTCTCGTTTGGAGTATTTAGAGCAACAGTGGAAACAGGTAAAAGTACATCCACGATTCAAGGATTATCAGCAAAAGCCTGAGATGTACTTCTTTTTATCCGGTGAAGAAACGACTTTTTTGATGGAATATAACAGCTTGGTTTCCGCTTAGATTTGGTTGTTTTCATTACCGTTGTATATTACGGTTTAAAAATCGAACTAAACATCGGTATAATAATCGTTCTTCATTTCGGTATAAGAATATTCAGTATATAGGCCGGACCCCTTGATCTTACTGGAGTCAGAAACACCTTACAGGCGTCTGACTTGTTCCCTCGGGAGAGGGCTTCTCCCTTCGCTCTCTCGGTTTCGCCTTTCGCGCTCCCGTCGTTCGCTTCGGTCGTCCCCTCTCCCGAGGGAACCTTGGTGCCCCTAGCGGGCCACCGGTGGGGGTGCTCCCTCCCACCTTCTACCATTTGTCGAAATTGAATATAGTATTCTGATAATTTTAGAAAAAGTAATAAAATGGAAGCATAGAGGAAATAACTGTAATTGGAGTGGTTTTCCATGATTCACCGAGGCAGGTGGAGGCCAGAGGAAGATGAGTATCTGCGCCAAAATTTCGGGAAACTGTCTACCCAAAAGATGGCACAGCACCTAAAGCGGGGGAAGAAAGCTACATATAATCGATGTTATGAGCTTGGGTTATCAAAAGGGTGGAAACCATCGAAGCGCAGGCGATGGACGGAAGAGGAAAAGGAATATCTCAAAAACAACTATAAGCAGCATACCAATAAAAAAATAGGGAAAGAGTTGGGTCGATCGGAAAGCGCTGTCGCATTAATGGCTTGGCGAATGGGATTGGGTAAGAGATAGGACATTTTTTATGAATGTATTCATTTTTTCTGATAAAGTGGAAATATAATGTGACTCCTGAAAGATCAAGAAAGAAAATAGAGGAGCGGATAGATAATGGAGGCTAAACACATTGCCTATATAGGACGCTGTGGTGTAGGGAAAACGATTCAACTTCACCGCAAATTTGAGGAGATTCAGAGTCTACCCGAAAAATATCAGCTTATTTTCGTTCCGGACCAAGCCCATGCCGATTATTCATTGGAAGGAGCGACAAAACAGATATGGCCCCAAGATCCACAAAAATTAATTTCGAAACTGATCCATATTGCCGATACAAGCATCAACCCGGTTATTATGTTTATTGATGCGTTGCCCGAAGAAGCCGTCTTATTATCACCACTTTTTAATCATCCCCGAGTACAAGTGATTATGACCACGCAATACCCTAACCGGATTGATGAGATTCAGACAGAAAACCCGATAAAAATGGAGTATCCCGAAAGGAATTTTTTCACTGTTCGGTAGTAAGAGGAATGATATTCAAAAAGTTAGTAAATAAAGGATTACAGTGTAATTTGAATCGTAGTTAATGGGGTCACCGTACCATTTCGGGTAAAGTGTACTCTAAGACACCTTTTGGACATAAAAAAACCGACTTCTTGTACGTTAAGGAAGTCGGCTTTTTTTGATAGTTCCTTAACTAAGATCCCTCGCTCTGATCCTCTTAGCGTATCTCTCAGGACGTTTTATATCCACCTGAATATAATCAACATCCCCTGCGATTTTTCTTCCCTCAAACCTTCCGGTATAATTGGAAAATATACAATTTACAGGTAGAAAAGTTCTACCGCTTACCTGCAGCACCTTTCACAAGAACAATCTTTTCCCGCAACGGTCGCGGATTGTTGATATCGATCCGCTGTTTGAGGT
The genomic region above belongs to Desmospora activa DSM 45169 and contains:
- a CDS encoding replication-relaxation family protein; translated protein: MSVINWINHPTMPVKDKLIMVLYELRTANRYQLAKLCAKSVRNIEKIIEQINQEAAQKRGVQVGKQVKRGHGLGIRSRRGNNKIPRMYSLGPVAWERAMEYREEKLEYVEHTGTQDEHFAGLNDILVRLIEAKRKEQVEKQIEGLEWRNTNEAAQDLIYIWEMGRWEEWKRDERKKREEMKKIIHPDAKVCWNGQVFWLEFDNISEWGEKLRGKYRNYIETFNPIPRETGLHSPVVWVTHERSRLEYLEQQWKQVKVHPRFKDYQQKPEMYFFLSGEETTFLMEYNSLVSA